The DNA window AAATGAGCCTCTCCGAATTGATAAATACTTACGGAGCAACATGGCTCTTAACTAGAATGAAGTAGATTCTCCAGAATTTCCTTTCTTTCATCACTCGCGGGCACAGCTGATACCTTAGCTTTGAAACTTCCTGAAAATTGTAAAAGAATACAAACTTCTTGTTTACTATTGAAGACTTTCAAAATATTGAAAACTCTTCCAAAATTAAATGTGAAGCCGCTGGTTGATATCGGAACACATCACACATTATCTACATGTACATAAATGGGAGATCATTTCAATCCTATTATACCACCtaaaaattagtaaaagtaATGTGATTGATTCACAACATCCATCTAATATGCAAAGAGGTATACCATTATTTCCAACAGTAAATGTATAAAGTAACTAGCTTACGGATGTTTTCCATCCATGATGTGTAGCATCATAAGTGGGATTTAGCTGACACACCAGCACTGTTGCACATCACAGCCTCCAGAAATGTAAAATTAAGAAACAACCTAAAATAAATGGTACTGTTATGCAATCAATGAAAATTAAAAGGCCAATATGTTGGGGTGAGTGATCTATAAGAAGCAGCAAGACCTACTCTGATATCTTAAGAGTCCTAAGTGCAGTTTGCATTAATCTGGAATCACTATGCTATATATTGATATCTTCAATAAAAAATATGTCAGTGttaaataatattatcacaTCCTTGATACCAGAACTTGCTTAAGTCAGTATTCAAATTCACATTCTAACCTTCACAGTTAATAGAACAAGCTTCGCATGCTTTTCTTGCCACTCAGTAAGGTCCTGTCGGATATTTGAAACCATAGGAACCTCAGATTCCCCTGAGTCATCTGTAGACCAGAAATGCTGGTTGACATTAgatttttcatcaaaatttgaaaaacatgATACAAACTTTGAAATTAGTTTTATATTCGGGAATCAACTAGCTCAAACTTAACTATGTCCTGATAATAATAGTATTGCATTTACAAAATACTTACATAAAACACCTGAACATGATACTTTAAAAGGATCCTAGTAATAACTTGCACGAGGAATGGAACAGCATATCCAAGCAAAGACAATGCCAACATTGCATAAACTTGCATAATTTTGCCTAATTCTAATGCTGGAGAGTAAGGCACCTTATTTAGTTCCAAATTTTGGCCGTCCTATTGTGGTAGCCTCTGTTGGCATTCACAAGTCTTCCCTGAAACCCCTAGTAACTAAGGTAAACAACATAGAAAAAAGCACCTATTTCTGTACCGCTTCCAGGGGTGAAGAAAAAAAGGGATGTTTTGTCAATAGGATACAATAATCTGAGGGATGATGACACTTTTTGATTGTTCACTAGCCTAGTTTCTAGGTCCAGAAATGAGAAGAAAATCTCCTTATTGTTTACCGATATTAACAATTGAACATGCATATTTTAGTGTAACGCCTATATTATGGATATCAATACAGGTACTACAATTTCTACACTAACGAGCTAGCCTCCTCACGAATCTCTTCAGAGTGCCATAGTGTTTCCTACATTTTGAGCAAGATAGAATCCTAAGCATCCCATGTATCAATTCAATCTCAAAAAAAGCCAAACGCACTACCTACAAACAACTAATCGTATCTCTAATCCCTATATAACTGATTAGCCTCAGTAATGTCGTGGAAAGAAGCTACCAATTGTTCCACTGCCTCAGTTCACAAATCTAATCAGAATTCATCAAAAACAGTAGACTAAAGAGACAGGCAGATCGAGCAGCAATATAACAAATCAAAGCGTGAAATAATATATCATGCACACAGTTTTGATCAGAAACAAGTAGCAATAGTACATTAGAGTCCAACACCTTCTAGCGGGAAATCCTGGAAGGTGTTAATGGTAATTTCCTTGACAAAGTGCCTCAGCTCATCAGTGACCCCATACTTTTCGAGATCGGCGTCGTCGTCAATGCGGGGCTTGGAGTCAACGAGATTGGtaatggcggcggcggcgggcgGAATCTGAGCAGTGATATGATCGGCGAGCTCCTTGGATCTCTTGGAGGCCTCGGAGACGACGTCGGAGAGGTTGGCAACGGTGACGGGGGGAATCTGAGCGGTGATCTGATCGGCGCGCTTGAGAGCCTCGGCGGCGAGCTCCTTGGAGCGCTTGGATGCCTCGGAGACGACTTCGGAGAtgttggcggcggcgatggaCTGCCTGAGCTCGTGAGATTTCTTGGCCGCTTCCTCGGCGAAGGAGCGAGCTCGGTTCCAGATGTCCATGGACGATCGGGATTGCCGAAAACGAGAGTGGATCTAGTGATTtagtacttcctccatcccatgTTAATTGCGTAAATGAGTTTggttttttaatataattaaattagaattttaagtgtaataaaACATTACTTAGTAAAGAaactcttaacttaaactaatatattaattaaatacattaattctaacttaaaaaaactataaataatgtaaggaatttgtgacgagccgaaaagcaaccgGACAAATAAcatgggacgaatggagtatgcTTATAATTTGGGCGTCGGATTTTTGGAATTTGGATTGTGGAAGTGTACTACGTTATGCTCTTAAGTTGGGTCATAATTGTTTTAGTTAGTTTTGGATAacttattcaaattaaattttcatttagGCCATTCATGCACCAAAATCTTACTTCGTATTTTACTGTGGAAAACTTCTCTAATTATAATGTATATAAAACTCATTTTTATAGGAAGAAACAGCACCAGATATGAATAATACTAACAATAATGGAgggaaatgatcaaaatataacTAATATTATGTGCATGGCTAGATAATAAATCTCAACCATTAGATCAAAACGATCTAGTTCACTATATGGGTGTTTTAGTTCACAATATGAATTTGAAAAcaaggagtgaaccaaaacatCATATTTACTCTGTGAAGGATTTTGTTTATTGTAATGGTGTTTTGGTTCACTCATTCGTGTAATGAaactaaatcactcttatagtgaactaaatcgctcttatagtgaactaaattcgtgttatctagttatgcatttaagtagTGGTTTTCCTAGATCACTACTCATACTACAGCTATTGCAAATTTTTTGTGAGACATATGCTAAAGAATTGGGTAAATTTTGTGTTAAGTATTAATGGTTAGAGTAAAATTACTTTTTGATATGGCAAGGTattgataaaatgcaaactttaaatattgtacaaactccaaacaataatcggtaccgttagaaaatgtcaacagatgataaaataacaacaacaaaaaatgtcaacacagttttaaCACGatatcaacacaatatcaactgtcgacactgtattgacatttttttttactattatttgtTCATATGTTGATATTTCTTACAGTCCAGACTCTAGAtcattatttgaattttgtataatatttacCGTTTGAATTTAAAGTATTATATATACTCATTATTCATAAATGcataaatggttggagatagTTGGAATTAACTTACTTTTGAATGTTTGGAACAGCTGCTGACTGCTGCCGTGCATGAAGCTACAACAGGTATCCAAACCCAAATTGATCTAATCCTTTCATTTTTGACATGTAATCACACCAATTTTTGACATgtaattcaaaaatatttagTGATAGTTGACCATACGTATATTAAATAAACCTTTTGACTTTGAAGTATTCATTTTACAATCGAGCCTATGCCTCATCATATTCATATACCATTCACCAATAAGAACTTCAATATTTATATGGGTCAATTTTCTCTCTAgcgtaaaaaaacaaaaaaaaatgattattacTATTCATCAATACCCTATGatcatagtatatatatatatatatatctatatatatatatatattatgatcataaattgaaatataaagaAGGTAAATAAGTTGGTCGAGAATTATTCCATCATATCTACAGAAACTAAATCAACACAACACCCACTGTAAGTCTGTAAACATATGAAAAGAATTAACGCAAATAACGAAATTGTGAAATATAGTCGTACTCAGCAAACACAAGACTCTCTGCTTTCAATactaatttttgaaatattccAGTTCCTAACTTTTAGTTGAAAATTAGACAGACAAATTTTCAAATGTACTTAATTTTGGTTTTTCCGAAAATGTCATTGAgcatataattaaatttggacTAGAGGTGTGCATTATTAAGCAATGGGCAGTGTGAAAGGGTTGAAATGGATCGATATATAGGCACGGAAAATCTATATATAGGCCTTTAAATTATGGACGGGGCAGGCACTGCAGTTATGGCTATAAATCCAAACTGCTAAAATTGATCTGTTATAATGTTATACACTATTTCTGAGTCTATATTCCCACATCCATTGATTTTGATTTTCGAATTTTAATTACCAATTTTTTATTCAAACGGCTAAGGTCTCATTTTAAATTActcctatgttttttttattttctttaacaGCCTTTGGCACTTGGCAATGGACAATTCACCCTTTCTCATTTTCATTTCCTTccttttatttagttttttcaCTTATAAATTTTACACATATGAAAATTTGTATATTATCATATCGAAATCTTTCATATCGTACTGAAAATCATGCTACCATACTAAACATTGgatttttttgatatttttaatacaataaATACTCCCGTAGTCCCAACTAAGTTGTGACAAAAATTTTGGACACGGatattaagaaattatgttgaaTGAATATGCGAGATAAGACAAAGTACAGTaggtaataaaataaaatagaagtaattagatgttttatttttgtcaaaaaataaaattactcaacttaattgggacatcccaaattgaaatacgactcaacttagttggaacggaAAGAATAGTATATTGATATTTCGGCATTTTTTTTCCTAAACCTAATTTTCACTAATATCTTAAAAAATATACAAcaatttaataaacaaaataattataaactGTGCTAATTTATAAGTACTACTTACAACTTATCTAGATTTATCTTTATTCTTAACACTATCACCATGTACTCCTTTGTCACTATTACTTGTCAGAATTTTGTTTTCTCGGATGTCTCTAAATACttatcatatttatttttattattttttataatggacCATAAAATGCATTAACTTTTTTTACAAACTTTCCcctatattttataaataaactcGAACCAGATCAATTTGTGATAATTAATGCCTGAGcgtggttttttttttcctgaaactgaaattcaacaatattttaattagttaatgTTTGGAAGGGTATAACCGTCAGTTGAGGTCGTCACTAAAATATTGGGATTAGAATATTTGCTGGGATATTTGTTTGGAGAGGAGAGAGCGATTCACATCTCAACACTGAGCAGTTCCCAAATGCCCGAAAATTAGGCGCTCGTTAACCTAGAGCCGGCGAAATCGCCGAGGATGCACGGCATTGGAGAAGCAAGCGGCGCCGGAAAGTTAATCGCCGCCGGCGATCGGCGCCTGCGGCCTCTCCATCACCAGATCCTCAACTGCCCCCGCTGCGATTCGCTCAACACCAAATTCTGCTACTATAACAACTACAACCTCTCGCAGCCGCGCCACTTCTGCAAGAGCTGCCGCCGCTACTGGACCAAAGGCGGCGTCCTCCGTAACGTCCCCGTCGGCGGCAGCTGCCGCAAAACCAAGCGCTCCAAGCCTCGTACCGACGACGCGCCGCCGCCAGAGACAAAATCCACCTCTCAAACCTCCTCCACCTGCCATTCCTCAACCCTAACCACCGCTCCTCCTCCTACATCCGTCGCCGCTACGCCGATCAATTCGACGCCGGATTCCGCTCTCAT is part of the Salvia splendens isolate huo1 chromosome 22, SspV2, whole genome shotgun sequence genome and encodes:
- the LOC121787326 gene encoding uncharacterized protein LOC121787326 — translated: MDIWNRARSFAEEAAKKSHELRQSIAAANISEVVSEASKRSKELAAEALKRADQITAQIPPVTVANLSDVVSEASKRSKELADHITAQIPPAAAAITNLVDSKPRIDDDADLEKYGVTDELRHFVKEITINTFQDFPLEDDSGESEVPMVSNIRQDLTEWQEKHAKLVLLTVKEVSKLRYQLCPRVMKERKFWRIYFILVKSHVAPYELRYMDDVKNKTVEKVKDTEVKEVSSGETSPEKADEITKPKSNHTEKKAYEQDLDAFLLGDLEDGDDGQDDGDDGFDDDF
- the LOC121787327 gene encoding dof zinc finger protein DOF5.4-like, whose protein sequence is MHGIGEASGAGKLIAAGDRRLRPLHHQILNCPRCDSLNTKFCYYNNYNLSQPRHFCKSCRRYWTKGGVLRNVPVGGSCRKTKRSKPRTDDAPPPETKSTSQTSSTCHSSTLTTAPPPTSVAATPINSTPDSALMYNFADASFSNANPSLDQHLPVVDDSPTPAGQIFAAEVGSFTELMTSPEELMIVKTRSYTREQSATVDELKVEDDNDNCTEGLAAAAAALEWGSSGDDGDQGLFDLTAGVDPAYWSQSDWTDNDQSLNYLR